Proteins encoded within one genomic window of Actinomycetota bacterium:
- a CDS encoding CopG family transcriptional regulator: MATEKVSLTLDREVLKEARARVGIRGLSSYVDAALRLTLQQDRLRGLLSELDATHGPVSNRTRSEVRREWPVEARASKRRPLRG; this comes from the coding sequence GTGGCGACCGAGAAGGTGTCCCTGACGCTCGACCGAGAGGTCCTCAAGGAGGCGCGCGCGCGCGTCGGGATCCGTGGTCTGTCGTCGTACGTGGACGCCGCGTTGCGGCTCACGCTCCAGCAGGACCGCTTGCGCGGACTGCTGTCGGAGCTGGACGCCACGCATGGTCCCGTCTCGAATCGCACCCGGAGCGAGGTTCGCCGCGAGTGGCCCGTCGAGGCGCGCGCAAGCAAACGCCGGCCCCTTCGCGGCTGA
- a CDS encoding uracil-DNA glycosylase family protein: MKRGRADTSTTSGSPARDERDERQTIQRTALRDMYAARAITPADDGFGCPSLKRCAGSVALPLNTGNWAFVGCDYGLARVGGMPAKVLFIAMDRGGRRKKAETFTDTQRSFRSSIETPKNPHMGGVSLIVRELVDEKDLSAISGQCALTNAVKCAQQTGSMSTDASRLMVRECVSHLRAEIAVLAPDIIVTQGSHPASTVLGLYESTSRVLDSSASVNGVMDLWTVPGGPVVLRTPHPARQKGVQWSRGLLPQDWRDAISAVRGAFVAKQGSLRDGLA, translated from the coding sequence ATGAAACGCGGTCGGGCCGACACCTCAACTACTTCGGGAAGTCCGGCGCGTGATGAACGCGATGAGCGCCAGACCATCCAACGCACGGCCTTGCGCGACATGTACGCGGCGCGTGCCATCACTCCCGCCGACGACGGCTTCGGGTGTCCATCCCTGAAACGATGCGCCGGCAGCGTTGCGCTGCCGTTGAACACGGGCAACTGGGCTTTCGTTGGCTGCGACTACGGACTTGCCCGGGTCGGCGGCATGCCCGCGAAGGTTCTCTTCATCGCGATGGACCGCGGGGGTCGCAGGAAGAAGGCTGAGACCTTTACCGACACGCAGAGGTCGTTCAGAAGCTCTATCGAGACCCCCAAGAACCCGCACATGGGCGGCGTCTCGCTAATCGTCAGAGAGTTGGTGGACGAGAAGGACCTGAGCGCGATTTCAGGTCAGTGCGCTTTGACCAACGCGGTTAAGTGCGCCCAACAGACCGGCAGCATGAGTACGGACGCGTCTCGACTGATGGTCCGTGAATGCGTAAGCCATCTTCGAGCCGAGATCGCGGTTCTGGCCCCGGACATCATCGTCACGCAAGGGTCGCATCCAGCGAGCACCGTACTGGGACTATATGAATCTACTTCACGAGTGCTTGACTCATCGGCTTCTGTTAATGGTGTGATGGACTTGTGGACGGTACCGGGAGGTCCGGTGGTTCTTAGAACACCGCACCCGGCTCGCCAGAAGGGGGTTCAGTGGTCAAGGGGCCTTCTTCCCCAAGACTGGCGCGACGCGATTTCCGCCGTTCGCGGTGCGTTCGTCGCCAAGCAAGGCTCTCTGCGCGACGGCTTAGCCTAA
- a CDS encoding nucleotidyl transferase AbiEii/AbiGii toxin family protein: protein MMAGKSNLPASVAARLLNRAKQTGDVYQTLLTSFCFERFLYRLGKSEVRDRFVLKGAMLLRLWSDQPYRATRDLDLLRRGDGAPDAIRNDIQAICAVPVEPDAITFDTGAIRIEAIRAEDEYAGTRVTLPARCGTARLGLQIDIGLGDSVWPAAEPCAYPSILDFPAPLVLAYPREAVVAEKLEAMVVLGDRNSRIKDFFDLHHLASRFEFDRATLAESIRRTFERRHTPIPADPPIGLTDDYWENPSRPAQVRAFARRAGLTLTGEPGAEFARTLGIFLLPVLEDLHGATRRDGTWPPGGPWTPTPL from the coding sequence ATGATGGCCGGCAAGAGCAATCTTCCCGCCTCCGTCGCCGCACGATTGCTCAATCGAGCGAAGCAAACCGGTGACGTCTACCAGACCCTGCTGACAAGCTTCTGCTTCGAGCGGTTTCTCTACCGCCTCGGCAAGTCCGAGGTCCGTGACCGCTTCGTGCTCAAAGGCGCCATGCTCCTTCGCCTATGGTCGGATCAGCCCTACCGCGCCACGCGTGATCTTGACCTGTTGCGCAGGGGCGACGGTGCGCCCGACGCCATACGCAACGACATTCAGGCGATCTGCGCAGTGCCCGTGGAACCGGACGCCATCACCTTCGACACCGGCGCGATCCGGATCGAGGCGATCCGCGCGGAAGACGAGTACGCGGGGACAAGAGTGACGCTGCCTGCGCGTTGCGGCACCGCGCGGCTGGGCTTGCAGATCGACATTGGACTGGGTGACTCTGTTTGGCCCGCTGCGGAGCCGTGCGCCTATCCTTCGATACTCGACTTCCCGGCACCGCTCGTACTGGCATATCCGCGCGAGGCGGTCGTGGCGGAGAAGCTCGAAGCTATGGTCGTTCTCGGAGACCGCAACAGCCGAATCAAGGACTTCTTCGATCTGCACCACCTCGCGAGCCGGTTCGAGTTCGACCGAGCAACGCTGGCGGAGTCGATCAGGCGAACTTTCGAAAGACGGCACACGCCGATTCCGGCGGATCCGCCAATCGGACTCACGGACGACTACTGGGAAAACCCGTCGCGCCCCGCCCAGGTGCGCGCGTTCGCGCGCCGCGCAGGACTCACGCTTACGGGCGAACCGGGGGCAGAGTTCGCGAGAACGCTCGGCATCTTCCTCTTGCCGGTGCTAGAAGACCTGCACGGTGCCACCCGGCGCGACGGGACCTGGCCGCCGGGTGGACCGTGGACGCCAACCCCCTTGTAA
- a CDS encoding PIN domain-containing protein, whose translation MARRGARKQTPAPSRLILDSGAVIALARGDQRARGFIERAIETGCEVLVPSVAVAETVRGRGPRDAPVNRILAAIDSVLVADEAAARTAGDLLGATGTDETIDALVVAGAILAGGGRILTSDPANIKKLARATPEITVHRV comes from the coding sequence GTGGCCCGTCGAGGCGCGCGCAAGCAAACGCCGGCCCCTTCGCGGCTGATCCTGGACTCGGGCGCGGTGATCGCGCTCGCACGGGGAGACCAGCGCGCGCGCGGTTTCATCGAGCGCGCGATCGAGACGGGGTGCGAAGTGCTGGTTCCTTCGGTGGCCGTCGCGGAAACGGTTCGCGGGCGAGGACCGCGAGATGCTCCGGTGAATCGCATCCTCGCCGCGATCGACTCTGTCCTTGTCGCCGACGAAGCCGCCGCGCGCACCGCCGGCGACTTGCTGGGTGCTACAGGAACCGATGAGACGATCGATGCTCTGGTTGTCGCGGGCGCGATCCTGGCCGGAGGCGGCAGAATCCTGACAAGCGATCCGGCCAACATCAAGAAACTGGCGCGCGCCACGCCCGAAATCACCGTTCACCGAGTTTGA
- a CDS encoding acyl-CoA dehydrogenase family protein codes for MDFDLTPEQEMIRSMVREFAEREIAPHATEYDRNEQFPWPIVEKMKPLGFLGAPIPEEYGGMGVDAISYALIVEEIARADSSVRSIVSVNCSLVGLSILKWGTEEQKREYLPKLASGDMLGCFALTEAGSGSDPASLKTRARRDGDEWVIDGTKMFITLGTVAGVALVMAQTDPELGSKGIAAFLMPTSAPGFSAIEIHGKLGLRASSTAELVFDGVRVPDSAMLGKIGDGMKVAMSALDNGRVGMGASCVGLAQACLDASLAYAKERTQFGKTIAGFQLVQEMLSDMYVEIEAARFLVWRAAALKDKGVRNSIEASIAKLYASEAAVKCANLAIQVHGGYGYIDEYPVGRYLRDARVTTLYEGTSQIQKLIIGRHLTGENAFA; via the coding sequence ATGGACTTTGACCTGACACCTGAGCAAGAGATGATCCGGAGCATGGTGCGCGAGTTCGCCGAGCGCGAGATCGCGCCGCACGCGACCGAGTACGACCGCAACGAGCAGTTCCCGTGGCCGATCGTCGAGAAGATGAAGCCGCTGGGGTTCCTCGGCGCGCCGATTCCCGAGGAGTACGGCGGGATGGGCGTGGACGCGATCAGCTACGCATTGATCGTCGAGGAGATCGCGCGCGCGGACTCCAGCGTGCGAAGCATCGTCAGCGTCAACTGCTCGCTGGTGGGCTTGTCGATCCTGAAGTGGGGGACCGAGGAGCAAAAGCGCGAGTATCTGCCGAAGCTTGCCTCGGGCGACATGCTCGGTTGTTTCGCTCTGACCGAGGCGGGATCGGGATCGGACCCGGCGAGCCTGAAGACGCGCGCGCGCCGCGACGGCGACGAATGGGTGATCGACGGCACCAAGATGTTCATCACGCTCGGCACGGTGGCCGGTGTCGCCTTGGTCATGGCGCAGACGGATCCGGAACTCGGCTCGAAGGGGATCGCGGCGTTCCTCATGCCGACCTCCGCGCCGGGCTTCAGCGCGATCGAGATCCACGGAAAGCTCGGATTGCGTGCGTCCTCCACGGCGGAGTTGGTCTTCGACGGTGTGCGTGTTCCGGACAGCGCGATGCTCGGCAAGATCGGCGACGGCATGAAGGTTGCGATGTCGGCGCTGGACAACGGGCGCGTGGGCATGGGCGCGAGTTGCGTCGGTCTTGCGCAGGCTTGCCTGGACGCCTCGCTCGCCTACGCCAAAGAGCGCACGCAGTTCGGCAAGACGATCGCCGGGTTCCAGTTGGTGCAAGAAATGCTCTCGGACATGTACGTCGAGATCGAGGCGGCGCGGTTCCTGGTGTGGCGCGCGGCGGCGCTGAAGGACAAGGGTGTGCGCAACTCGATCGAGGCATCCATCGCGAAGCTCTACGCGAGCGAAGCCGCGGTGAAGTGTGCGAACCTCGCGATTCAAGTGCACGGCGGGTACGGCTACATCGACGAGTATCCGGTTGGGCGCTACCTGCGCGACGCGCGCGTCACGACGCTGTACGAAGGGACCTCGCAGATCCAGAAACTCATCATCGGCCGGCACCTAACCGGCGAGAACGCGTTCGCATGA
- a CDS encoding NUDIX hydrolase, with protein MTKQPSCAVGAIVLEKGRLLLVRRDKEPGRGTWTLPGGHVEWGESLREAVAREVHEETGIDIAVESVAGIAERIIPNDDGAVIYHFIIVNYWAGAPDLPAARAGSDASDVRWVPVDELATMNLSAGLYEFLQDRGALEGRRPRA; from the coding sequence GTGACCAAACAACCTTCCTGCGCCGTCGGCGCCATCGTTTTGGAGAAAGGCCGCCTGCTCCTGGTCCGCCGCGACAAGGAGCCCGGCCGCGGCACCTGGACCCTTCCCGGCGGTCACGTCGAGTGGGGCGAGAGCCTGCGCGAAGCCGTCGCGCGCGAGGTGCACGAGGAAACCGGCATCGACATCGCCGTCGAAAGCGTCGCCGGAATCGCCGAACGCATCATCCCCAACGACGACGGTGCCGTCATCTACCACTTCATCATCGTCAACTACTGGGCCGGCGCCCCCGACCTCCCCGCCGCGCGCGCCGGCAGCGATGCAAGCGACGTTCGCTGGGTCCCGGTCGATGAACTGGCCACCATGAACCTGTCGGCCGGCCTGTACGAATTCCTGCAAGACCGAGGCGCCCTAGAAGGCCGCCGCCCGCGCGCGTAG
- a CDS encoding PHP domain-containing protein — MKRYDLHTHSNVSDGAFDPAEVARRARAAGLDGIALSDHDSTAGIAEARAEGERIGLDVVPGCEVSSRYKGAPVHMLAYYADEQNARWIEELRWIRDDRVVRAEKMVEKLREFGVDVTMARVREIARGESIGRPHVAQAMVEAGVVSRTPEAFTKEWIGDGGRAYVEKRVLSPQETVEFIFGAGGVAVIAHPIWIDREIGGSEDLIRELVGLGLGGIEVDHPDHNLAAREQFGRLADELGLIKTASSDYHGNDHGAPIGTNTCGEDVVEALRARAGGSQQ; from the coding sequence ATGAAGCGATACGACCTGCACACGCATTCGAACGTAAGCGACGGGGCGTTCGATCCGGCCGAGGTCGCGCGGCGCGCGCGCGCCGCGGGCTTGGACGGGATCGCGTTGTCGGATCACGACTCGACCGCCGGGATCGCCGAGGCGCGCGCCGAGGGTGAACGCATCGGTCTGGACGTCGTCCCCGGGTGCGAGGTCTCCTCGCGTTACAAGGGCGCGCCGGTGCACATGCTCGCGTACTACGCCGACGAGCAGAACGCGCGCTGGATCGAGGAACTGCGCTGGATCCGCGACGACCGCGTCGTGCGCGCCGAGAAGATGGTGGAGAAACTGCGGGAGTTCGGGGTCGATGTGACCATGGCGCGCGTGCGCGAGATCGCGCGCGGCGAGAGCATCGGCCGGCCGCACGTCGCGCAGGCGATGGTGGAGGCGGGAGTGGTTTCGCGCACGCCCGAGGCGTTCACGAAAGAATGGATCGGCGACGGTGGGCGCGCGTACGTCGAAAAACGCGTGCTGTCGCCGCAGGAAACGGTGGAGTTCATCTTTGGCGCCGGTGGCGTCGCTGTGATTGCGCATCCGATCTGGATTGATCGCGAGATCGGCGGGTCCGAGGACCTCATCCGCGAGTTGGTCGGCCTCGGCCTCGGCGGGATCGAAGTGGATCACCCAGACCACAACCTTGCGGCGCGCGAACAGTTCGGTCGCCTCGCGGACGAACTCGGACTCATCAAGACTGCGTCGAGCGATTACCACGGCAACGATCACGGCGCGCCGATTGGAACCAACACCTGCGGCGAGGATGTCGTTGAGGCCTTGCGCGCGCGCGCCGGAGGATCCCAGCAATGA
- a CDS encoding type IV toxin-antitoxin system AbiEi family antitoxin domain-containing protein: MAERRGNQVLQVVRRLGIVRAADLEAHGIPRGQLYRLARKGLVERQARGIYVAAKHSFTAEHTLAQVAKQVPNGVFCLLTALRFHELTTQAPAEVWIALPEKARRPKLDYPRLRVARFSGPALTEGIEAHRLDGVEIRVYSAAKTVADCFKYRNKVGVDVAVEALRDFSRHHRGGATDLARYARICRVSRVMQPYLDALA, translated from the coding sequence ATGGCAGAGCGCCGTGGGAACCAAGTCCTCCAGGTCGTCCGGCGACTGGGAATCGTGCGCGCCGCAGATCTGGAGGCGCACGGAATCCCCCGGGGCCAGCTCTACCGGCTCGCACGAAAGGGACTAGTCGAGCGGCAAGCTCGAGGAATCTATGTCGCCGCCAAGCACTCCTTCACGGCCGAGCACACGCTCGCCCAAGTTGCCAAGCAAGTCCCGAACGGCGTCTTCTGCCTGCTGACAGCACTGCGCTTTCACGAACTTACGACGCAGGCGCCGGCCGAGGTGTGGATAGCACTGCCCGAGAAGGCACGCAGGCCAAAACTCGATTACCCGCGCCTGCGAGTTGCGCGCTTCTCGGGACCGGCCCTCACCGAAGGCATAGAAGCCCACCGGCTGGACGGCGTCGAGATCCGCGTCTACTCGGCCGCCAAGACGGTCGCCGACTGCTTCAAGTACCGCAACAAGGTTGGCGTTGATGTCGCGGTTGAGGCGCTGCGCGATTTCAGTCGCCACCATCGGGGCGGCGCGACCGACCTGGCCCGATACGCGCGCATCTGCCGCGTCTCGCGCGTGATGCAACCCTACCTGGACGCTCTCGCATGA
- a CDS encoding type II toxin-antitoxin system RelE/ParE family toxin: MIKSFGDKRTADLYVTGKSKRFPPDIARRAVRKLEYIDLAARLEDLKSPPGNRLHELGKDRKGQHSIAVNDQWRICFRFADGDAYEVEVCDYH; the protein is encoded by the coding sequence GTGATCAAGTCGTTCGGCGACAAGCGCACCGCAGACCTCTACGTGACAGGGAAGTCCAAGCGTTTCCCACCCGACATCGCGAGACGTGCCGTAAGGAAGCTGGAATACATCGACCTCGCCGCGCGCCTTGAGGATCTGAAATCCCCGCCGGGCAACAGACTTCACGAGTTGGGGAAGGACCGAAAAGGGCAGCACTCCATCGCCGTCAACGATCAGTGGCGTATCTGTTTCCGCTTCGCCGACGGAGACGCCTATGAAGTCGAAGTCTGCGACTACCACTAG
- a CDS encoding HAD family phosphatase yields the protein MEAAIFDFGGVLTTPIRLSFEQFEDALSLPEGSLLAAFIHRPDDGEPDFALLEKGQISEGEFYRRMMNKLREHTGVDIELPEEPAVIRRRLFGGIRANDQMLTAAAAIGRYYKTAILTNNVKEWTDWREMVNAHIFDLVVDSSAEGMRKPDPEIYRLTCARLAIEPHRAAFVDDIPDNVHGAAAVGIHAIQFTTTDEVLAQLRALFPRAFTPGEEPVHA from the coding sequence ATGGAAGCCGCCATCTTCGACTTCGGAGGGGTCTTGACCACCCCGATCCGGCTGTCGTTCGAGCAGTTCGAGGACGCCCTGTCCCTGCCGGAAGGCAGCTTGCTCGCCGCGTTCATCCACCGACCCGACGACGGCGAGCCGGACTTCGCCTTGCTCGAGAAGGGCCAGATCTCCGAAGGGGAGTTCTACCGCCGGATGATGAACAAGCTCCGCGAACACACGGGTGTGGACATCGAGCTTCCCGAGGAACCGGCGGTGATTCGGCGCCGGTTGTTCGGCGGGATACGCGCGAACGACCAGATGCTTACGGCTGCCGCAGCGATCGGCCGCTACTACAAGACGGCCATCCTGACGAACAACGTCAAGGAGTGGACCGACTGGCGCGAGATGGTGAACGCGCACATTTTCGACTTGGTGGTGGATTCCAGCGCCGAGGGGATGCGCAAGCCGGATCCGGAGATCTACCGGCTGACGTGCGCGCGACTGGCGATCGAACCGCACCGCGCGGCGTTCGTAGACGACATCCCCGACAACGTGCACGGTGCGGCGGCAGTCGGGATTCATGCGATCCAGTTCACGACGACCGATGAAGTCCTGGCGCAACTGCGCGCGCTGTTCCCGCGCGCGTTCACTCCCGGCGAGGAGCCCGTGCATGCGTAG
- a CDS encoding AAA family ATPase gives MARTIAIANQKGGVAKTTSCVALGAAIAETGARVLLVDLDPQASLSYSLGLDPDALENTIHDVFVGRVPVGKTIHQLTECDVVPSNIDLAGAEAYLLTRTGREYALRMALDEIDMHYNFILLDCPPSLGVLTINALTAAHEVVIPLQCEALSHRGVGQLLETISDVQRLTNRDLRVRGILPTMFDPRTQHSREILEDVGRRYSLPVFDPVRKSIRFAEAPRAGKSILRYASSHPGADAYRTIARSLIA, from the coding sequence GTGGCGCGCACGATCGCCATCGCAAATCAAAAGGGCGGCGTCGCCAAGACGACCTCCTGCGTCGCGCTCGGTGCGGCCATCGCCGAAACGGGCGCGCGCGTACTGCTCGTGGACCTCGATCCGCAGGCATCGCTGTCCTACTCGCTCGGCTTGGATCCCGATGCCCTAGAGAACACGATCCACGATGTCTTTGTCGGGCGAGTACCCGTCGGCAAGACGATTCACCAGTTGACCGAGTGTGATGTTGTTCCGTCCAACATCGACCTCGCGGGAGCCGAGGCGTATCTGCTGACCCGCACGGGCCGCGAGTACGCCTTGCGCATGGCGCTGGACGAAATCGACATGCACTACAACTTCATCTTGCTGGACTGCCCACCGTCGCTGGGCGTGCTGACGATCAACGCGCTGACCGCTGCGCATGAGGTCGTCATCCCCTTGCAGTGCGAGGCCCTGTCGCATCGCGGAGTCGGCCAACTGCTCGAGACGATCAGCGATGTTCAGCGACTCACCAACCGCGACTTGCGGGTCCGAGGGATCTTGCCGACGATGTTTGATCCCCGAACGCAGCACTCGCGGGAGATCCTCGAGGATGTCGGCCGGCGCTATTCGTTGCCGGTGTTCGACCCGGTCCGAAAGTCGATCCGGTTCGCGGAAGCGCCGCGCGCCGGCAAGTCAATCCTGCGCTACGCGTCTTCACACCCTGGGGCCGACGCGTACCGCACGATCGCCAGGAGTCTGATCGCGTGA
- a CDS encoding HigA family addiction module antitoxin produces MGIPNTGRRKIRPTHPGEMLREDFLPDYGLTVASLAEALGVSRQTINELLRERRAVSPEMALRLSRLFGNSAEFWLNAQRALDLWDAARAIESEVKRIKPLRVA; encoded by the coding sequence ATGGGCATTCCGAACACGGGCCGGAGGAAGATCCGGCCGACCCACCCCGGGGAGATGCTCCGCGAGGACTTCCTCCCCGACTACGGCCTCACCGTCGCCAGCCTGGCCGAGGCACTCGGCGTCTCGCGCCAGACCATCAACGAGTTGCTCCGGGAACGTCGCGCCGTCAGCCCCGAGATGGCGCTTCGGCTCTCGCGTCTCTTCGGCAACTCGGCGGAGTTCTGGCTCAACGCTCAGCGCGCGTTGGACCTCTGGGACGCCGCCCGGGCGATCGAATCGGAAGTCAAGCGCATCAAACCGCTGCGGGTGGCCTAG
- a CDS encoding PIN domain-containing protein, which yields MSIFVDSNVLVYARDSSESVKQPKASEWMNLLWRSRSGRVSFQVLTEFYVTATRKLSPGLSADFARRDVRALLAWHPVPMDAQVLQAAWDVEKRFRLSFWDALIVGAAQVAECEYLLTEDLQDGQKLGDVRVVNPFAQSPESILGGV from the coding sequence GTGTCGATCTTCGTTGACTCCAACGTCCTGGTGTATGCGCGCGACTCGTCCGAGTCCGTGAAGCAGCCGAAGGCCTCGGAATGGATGAATCTCCTGTGGCGCTCGCGGTCCGGCCGGGTGAGCTTTCAGGTCCTCACTGAGTTCTACGTCACCGCGACGCGGAAGTTGTCCCCCGGGCTGTCGGCGGACTTCGCTCGCCGCGATGTGCGTGCCCTTCTGGCCTGGCACCCGGTTCCGATGGACGCGCAGGTTCTCCAGGCGGCTTGGGATGTCGAGAAGAGGTTCCGCCTATCCTTCTGGGACGCGCTCATCGTTGGTGCGGCCCAGGTTGCGGAGTGCGAGTACTTGCTTACCGAGGATCTTCAGGACGGACAGAAACTCGGCGACGTTCGAGTCGTCAATCCGTTCGCGCAGTCTCCGGAGTCGATTCTCGGCGGCGTTTGA
- a CDS encoding inositol monophosphatase family protein gives MAYERELAAVQRWMDAAGRAALSHFRIGVPSQAKADGTPVTAADREVEAALRRSIAAEFPADGILGEEQGESGNAARRWILDPIDGTKNFSRGIPVFATLVALEDKGRVVLGVVNAPALGTRWWAVRGKGAFRDGEHIRVTKTASFDEADLCTGGLGYAGRARDQQLLDLTARARRQRGFGDFWGHVLVAQGSMDAMVEFAPLAPWDVAAPKIIVEEAGGRWSDLDGEDRTTSGPCVSSNGAVHDAILAALRE, from the coding sequence ATGGCCTACGAGCGGGAACTGGCGGCCGTCCAGCGGTGGATGGACGCCGCCGGGCGCGCGGCTTTGTCGCACTTCCGCATTGGGGTGCCTTCGCAGGCCAAGGCGGACGGCACGCCGGTGACGGCGGCCGATCGCGAGGTGGAGGCGGCTTTGCGCCGATCGATCGCTGCGGAGTTCCCGGCGGACGGGATCCTGGGCGAGGAGCAAGGGGAGTCCGGGAACGCGGCCCGGCGCTGGATCCTGGACCCGATCGACGGCACAAAGAACTTCAGCCGCGGAATCCCGGTATTCGCCACCCTGGTCGCCCTGGAGGACAAGGGCCGCGTGGTGCTCGGCGTGGTCAATGCGCCGGCCCTGGGTACGCGGTGGTGGGCGGTGCGCGGCAAGGGCGCCTTCCGCGACGGCGAGCACATCCGGGTCACCAAGACGGCCTCGTTCGATGAGGCCGACCTGTGCACCGGGGGCCTGGGGTACGCGGGGCGCGCGCGCGATCAGCAACTGCTGGACCTCACGGCGCGCGCGCGCCGCCAGAGGGGGTTCGGCGATTTCTGGGGTCACGTCTTGGTCGCGCAAGGCTCGATGGACGCCATGGTGGAGTTCGCTCCGCTGGCGCCCTGGGATGTCGCGGCGCCCAAGATCATCGTCGAGGAGGCGGGCGGGCGCTGGAGTGACCTCGACGGCGAGGACCGCACGACCTCGGGCCCGTGCGTTTCCTCCAACGGCGCGGTTCACGACGCGATCCTGGCCGCGCTTCGCGAGTGA
- a CDS encoding aminotransferase class I/II-fold pyridoxal phosphate-dependent enzyme, with amino-acid sequence MRSAFSRTASRLTESVIREMTRLALDHGAINLAQGFPDFAAPAEVKEAAARAIHADVNQYAITWGAKPFRDAIAAKFASTYGMNVDPESQICVTCGSTEAMIAAALAVVDPGDEVILFEPYYENYGPDAILCGATPRLVSLREPDWTFDEEELAAAFNERTRAIIVNTPNNPTGKVFTRAELRCIASLCQKWGVTAFTDEIYEFITYEDVEHVPLITIPGMEDRTVLVNALSKTYAVTGWRVGWTIASPELTGAIRKVHDFLTVGAAAPLQEAGAVALSLPDEYYVRMRAEYRERRDLMLGILDAAGFKTFKPYGAYYIMTDCSGLGFDDDVAAARYLTTEVGVACVPGSSFTSDPALGRSKLRFSFSKKLETLQSAGARLARLGS; translated from the coding sequence ATGCGTAGTGCGTTCTCTCGAACGGCAAGCAGGTTGACCGAGTCGGTCATCCGCGAGATGACGCGTCTGGCTTTGGATCACGGGGCCATCAACCTCGCGCAAGGGTTTCCGGATTTCGCCGCACCGGCCGAGGTGAAGGAGGCGGCCGCGCGCGCGATTCACGCCGACGTCAATCAGTACGCGATTACTTGGGGCGCGAAGCCCTTCCGCGATGCGATCGCGGCCAAGTTCGCGTCCACCTACGGAATGAACGTCGATCCCGAGTCTCAGATCTGCGTGACGTGCGGTTCGACGGAAGCGATGATCGCCGCCGCGCTCGCCGTCGTCGACCCCGGCGACGAGGTCATCTTGTTCGAGCCGTACTACGAGAACTACGGCCCGGACGCGATCTTGTGCGGAGCGACGCCGCGGCTGGTGTCGCTGCGCGAACCCGACTGGACCTTCGACGAAGAAGAACTCGCTGCGGCGTTCAACGAGCGCACGCGCGCCATCATCGTCAACACGCCGAACAACCCCACGGGAAAAGTGTTCACGCGCGCGGAACTGCGGTGCATCGCGTCGCTGTGCCAGAAGTGGGGAGTGACCGCGTTCACCGATGAGATCTACGAGTTCATCACCTATGAAGACGTCGAGCACGTCCCGCTCATTACGATCCCGGGGATGGAGGATCGCACCGTCTTGGTCAACGCCTTGTCCAAGACGTACGCGGTCACCGGGTGGCGTGTCGGGTGGACGATCGCCTCGCCGGAGCTGACCGGCGCGATCCGCAAGGTCCACGACTTCCTGACGGTGGGCGCTGCGGCGCCGCTGCAGGAAGCGGGAGCCGTCGCCTTGTCGTTGCCCGACGAGTACTACGTGCGGATGCGCGCCGAGTACCGCGAGCGCCGCGACTTGATGCTCGGCATCTTGGACGCAGCCGGATTCAAGACCTTTAAGCCCTACGGCGCCTACTACATCATGACCGACTGCTCGGGCCTGGGGTTCGACGACGACGTTGCCGCGGCGCGCTATCTAACGACCGAGGTCGGAGTAGCGTGCGTACCCGGGTCGAGCTTTACTTCCGACCCGGCGCTGGGTCGCAGCAAACTTAGGTTCAGCTTCAGCAAGAAGCTCGAAACCCTGCAATCTGCGGGCGCGCGCCTGGCGCGTCTGGGGTCCTGA